From Myxococcus guangdongensis, the proteins below share one genomic window:
- a CDS encoding carbon-nitrogen hydrolase family protein, whose translation MGGGPKEQAKWEVQLGSLLDGIRACEGKTVVELAQVLLRACRRGLAELVAILDGMDAPRVISQMSEATREVAMEYDEKRRLEVVFADDVAWLSKILARVSEQMACTVVAARAVAEGLDEAMGHRFAQCFRGRVLDIGEEEVFPVDPDEMTTLFGRSGLVPSNESRSGKKLDALNHLELSPKDMRGIQVRMDWQLEDSFVFLKKKVRLGIGLPNANPLEELQWDRETVEGKKLFFNVRPKDRALQEKRVLDLLEEGEREGLALMVFPELSLDAMGVDAVRGWFRSKAHHLRLVVAGSQHVSLSDNEGLKRRNRCVIFLRGGRETVHFKFNPFSFVDDKDDDGRLVEVRREERINVSPRMLTLQMSGAQARTFLICKDFLHDDTLRLLQDFRVGFVCVAALSPNGLVFEKLSSALTDLRQSCVLVANTVGPSGANEILGLLSRPLRKVPTYVVRRKDACPPVLLSVDLTPSDIC comes from the coding sequence GTGGGGGGAGGACCTAAAGAGCAAGCGAAGTGGGAAGTGCAGTTGGGGAGTCTGTTGGACGGCATCCGCGCATGCGAGGGGAAAACTGTTGTTGAGTTGGCGCAGGTTCTGTTGCGCGCGTGTCGTCGAGGGCTTGCCGAACTTGTGGCGATCCTAGATGGCATGGACGCACCCCGGGTTATTAGTCAGATGAGCGAAGCGACCCGTGAGGTCGCGATGGAGTATGACGAAAAGCGTCGGCTTGAAGTGGTATTCGCAGACGACGTTGCTTGGCTATCGAAGATCCTGGCTCGAGTCAGCGAGCAGATGGCCTGTACGGTTGTGGCCGCGCGTGCTGTAGCCGAAGGGTTGGATGAAGCGATGGGGCATCGGTTCGCCCAGTGCTTTCGTGGACGCGTTCTCGATATTGGCGAGGAAGAAGTCTTCCCTGTTGACCCTGATGAGATGACTACGCTCTTTGGGAGGTCAGGACTCGTTCCCAGCAATGAGAGCCGGTCTGGGAAGAAACTCGATGCCTTGAACCACCTTGAACTTTCGCCCAAAGACATGAGGGGAATTCAAGTTCGGATGGATTGGCAACTCGAAGATAGCTTCGTGTTCCTGAAGAAGAAGGTCCGCCTCGGCATTGGGTTGCCAAATGCGAATCCGCTGGAGGAACTGCAATGGGATAGGGAAACAGTCGAGGGAAAGAAGCTTTTCTTTAATGTGCGTCCCAAGGACAGGGCCCTTCAGGAGAAAAGGGTTCTGGATTTGCTGGAAGAGGGAGAGCGCGAAGGATTGGCCTTGATGGTCTTTCCGGAGTTGTCGCTTGATGCGATGGGCGTTGACGCGGTTCGGGGTTGGTTTCGCTCCAAAGCTCATCATCTGAGATTAGTCGTCGCGGGTAGTCAGCATGTCTCCTTGTCGGACAACGAGGGCCTGAAGCGGCGCAATCGATGTGTGATTTTCCTGCGCGGAGGACGCGAGACCGTTCACTTTAAGTTCAACCCCTTCTCATTCGTGGATGACAAGGACGACGATGGGCGCCTAGTTGAGGTTAGGCGTGAAGAGCGCATCAATGTCTCTCCCAGAATGCTCACTCTTCAGATGAGTGGTGCTCAGGCACGCACGTTCTTGATTTGCAAAGATTTCCTGCACGACGATACCTTGCGGTTGCTGCAGGACTTTCGGGTGGGATTCGTCTGCGTTGCGGCGCTGTCCCCGAATGGACTTGTATTCGAGAAGCTGTCAAGCGCCCTTACCGACCTGCGACAGAGTTGTGTGCTGGTGGCCAACACGGTTGGGCCGTCTGGAGCCAATGAGATTCTTGGGCTTCTCTCTAGACCATTGCGCAAAGTCCCTACCTACGTGGTGCGTCGTAAAGATGCCTGCCCGCCCGTACTACTGAGTGTCGACTTGACCCCGTCCGATATTTGCTAG
- a CDS encoding winged helix-turn-helix domain-containing protein, translating to MFVEKMLRGVRTRPTQMEDWRRLARDLGDAFCRQESSSLSEIRVALADLDTSTASDEVKGYFGALADLTAAYEASLAPLHEEAQVEQLARKDGWKPLLRVLQEGPILSGELATRTGKHPTSISKRLHEMRDAGLVHLYAYEGLDGRERPYRLTLRGQRVAKRLGKDLPEVAERIVAASVAFFARLAMERQVFQQSFHAFCRGILAGTGIDSSVLSHRLAEEGRQWGLLSQRNGLYLTALEATSTQMKEQLENALSTKEEPSFFAQLRKKIPPVDEHLVLFRASDLSRSTWMMFLKQGSHPYPRHRLIDDGDLDVGLELDDEDSYSLVYESLALCKTDAEMESMRPLIRGAHQRICLDGATGLLPEGFSSLQSLMHHEQVPAEIRASTGAPS from the coding sequence ATGTTCGTCGAGAAGATGCTGAGGGGGGTTCGCACACGACCCACTCAGATGGAGGATTGGCGTCGTTTGGCTCGAGACCTTGGCGATGCGTTCTGTCGTCAAGAATCTTCCAGTCTGAGTGAAATTCGGGTCGCTCTCGCTGACCTCGATACCTCGACCGCTTCCGACGAAGTGAAGGGGTACTTTGGTGCCCTTGCAGACCTCACAGCGGCCTACGAGGCCAGCTTGGCGCCCCTGCACGAAGAGGCGCAGGTCGAGCAATTGGCTCGCAAGGACGGTTGGAAGCCTTTACTCCGTGTCCTCCAGGAGGGCCCCATCCTTTCCGGAGAACTCGCGACACGCACGGGTAAGCACCCGACCTCTATTTCGAAACGGCTTCACGAGATGCGAGATGCGGGATTGGTCCACCTCTATGCATATGAAGGGTTGGATGGTCGAGAGCGACCATACCGGCTCACACTCAGAGGCCAGCGCGTCGCGAAGCGGCTCGGCAAGGACCTGCCAGAAGTGGCAGAGCGGATAGTGGCTGCCTCAGTGGCGTTCTTCGCGCGTCTGGCGATGGAGCGCCAAGTGTTCCAGCAGAGCTTTCATGCCTTCTGTCGGGGGATTCTGGCTGGCACGGGCATAGACTCATCTGTATTGAGTCATCGGCTGGCAGAGGAGGGGAGACAATGGGGATTGCTTAGTCAACGCAACGGATTGTATCTCACCGCCCTGGAAGCGACATCGACGCAAATGAAGGAGCAGTTGGAGAATGCACTGAGCACAAAAGAGGAGCCGAGTTTCTTCGCGCAGTTGCGAAAGAAGATCCCACCAGTGGATGAGCATCTGGTCCTTTTCAGAGCCTCAGATCTCTCTCGCAGTACGTGGATGATGTTCTTGAAGCAAGGCTCTCATCCCTATCCAAGGCATAGGTTGATAGATGATGGGGACCTTGATGTCGGCTTGGAACTGGATGATGAGGATTCTTACTCGCTTGTCTATGAGAGTCTCGCGCTTTGCAAGACTGATGCGGAGATGGAGTCAATGCGCCCACTCATCCGTGGAGCGCATCAACGTATCTGCTTGGATGGCGCGACTGGATTGCTACCCGAAGGATTCTCTTCGTTGCAGAGCTTGATGCACCACGAACAGGTCCCTGCTGAAATCAGAGCCTCTACCGGGGCGCCGTCGTGA
- a CDS encoding PaaI family thioesterase — protein MSDDFKLPEDKAGRMERCSLFYSDIVPHNHALGLRLVDVAPTEATVELPYADFLVGNPETGVIAGGPVTTLIDATCGTSVMLRLGRMVPMVTLDLRIDYLRPARPGVSLTAVAECYRTTRQVAFVRALVHQGDKNHPVASAQGTFMLTEE, from the coding sequence ATGTCGGACGACTTCAAGCTCCCTGAAGACAAGGCCGGGCGGATGGAGCGCTGCTCCCTGTTCTACTCGGACATCGTTCCCCACAACCACGCGCTGGGTCTGAGGCTCGTGGACGTGGCTCCCACCGAGGCCACCGTCGAGCTGCCCTACGCGGACTTCCTCGTCGGCAACCCGGAGACGGGCGTCATCGCCGGCGGTCCGGTGACGACGCTCATCGACGCCACGTGCGGCACCTCCGTCATGCTCCGGCTGGGTCGCATGGTCCCCATGGTGACGCTGGACCTGCGCATCGACTACCTGCGCCCCGCGCGCCCCGGTGTCTCGCTCACCGCCGTGGCCGAGTGCTACCGCACCACGCGCCAGGTCGCCTTCGTCCGCGCGCTGGTGCACCAGGGCGACAAGAACCACCCGGTGGCCTCCGCGCAGGGCACCTTCATGCTGACGGAGGAGTGA
- a CDS encoding phosphoribosyltransferase family protein: MLKLLEQSGAVLDGHFELQAGAHSQYFLRFSQVGWEPVLVQEAARRLIACSQFSVENATILCPESAGYLLGYEIARQAGNSSLAVTRVDERRRPLASLGAGGLSSGMDVVVVNDVATTGSSMKCLVQLARDQGANVRGILAFAATREPEVEHKLQELKLKGGWLMASLWETYKPGTETCPLCQASKPLLQAWEFN, from the coding sequence GTGCTCAAGCTTCTTGAGCAATCAGGGGCTGTCTTGGATGGTCATTTCGAGCTCCAGGCAGGCGCTCACAGTCAGTACTTCCTGCGTTTCTCGCAAGTCGGTTGGGAGCCGGTTCTCGTTCAGGAGGCTGCGCGGAGACTCATTGCTTGCTCACAATTCTCAGTTGAGAATGCCACTATCCTATGTCCTGAATCCGCAGGATATCTTCTTGGATACGAAATTGCGCGTCAGGCTGGTAATTCGTCGCTGGCTGTGACCCGAGTTGACGAGCGACGCCGTCCGCTGGCAAGCCTTGGCGCGGGTGGTCTGTCGAGTGGAATGGATGTGGTTGTCGTCAATGACGTCGCGACGACAGGATCCTCCATGAAGTGCTTGGTCCAACTTGCACGTGACCAGGGAGCGAATGTTCGAGGCATCCTGGCTTTCGCTGCCACCCGCGAACCCGAGGTGGAGCATAAACTTCAGGAGCTGAAGTTGAAGGGAGGATGGTTGATGGCTTCGTTATGGGAAACCTATAAGCCTGGCACTGAGACCTGCCCTCTGTGCCAAGCCTCAAAGCCACTATTGCAGGCCTGGGAATTTAACTGA
- a CDS encoding DUF4142 domain-containing protein — protein sequence MKRWSGWMLIGSLVLGGAAGAQDDDVATQNGTGDSQGMIRMGESEAIDHGEDLQKLGDAQPGTGGSGQGDAQAAKWMQQGLLPVPTEEKAFLAELHQANQMEVQMGRLAQKNGASQAVKDFGARMEREHGQADENLLAYAKSKNLTLEEPKADSTLAQAMQASEHATMKKLEALQGTPFDRAYLADMVGDHDVYIAKVMAAQQQFASNTSLKALLDNLLPQLQQHRQAAYRLLGQETPRQARQAPRGAR from the coding sequence ATGAAGCGATGGAGCGGTTGGATGCTGATCGGCTCGCTGGTGCTGGGCGGCGCCGCGGGCGCGCAGGATGACGACGTCGCGACCCAGAATGGCACCGGTGACAGTCAGGGCATGATTCGCATGGGCGAGTCGGAGGCCATCGACCACGGCGAGGACCTTCAGAAGCTGGGGGACGCACAGCCCGGCACGGGTGGCTCGGGACAGGGTGACGCCCAGGCCGCGAAGTGGATGCAGCAGGGCCTGTTGCCCGTGCCCACCGAGGAGAAGGCGTTCCTCGCGGAGCTGCACCAGGCGAACCAGATGGAGGTCCAGATGGGACGGCTCGCCCAGAAGAACGGCGCGTCCCAGGCGGTGAAGGACTTCGGCGCGCGCATGGAGCGCGAGCACGGCCAGGCGGACGAGAACCTGCTGGCGTATGCGAAGTCGAAGAACCTCACGCTCGAGGAGCCCAAGGCGGACTCCACGCTCGCCCAGGCGATGCAGGCGTCCGAGCACGCGACGATGAAGAAGCTGGAGGCGCTCCAGGGCACCCCGTTCGACCGCGCGTACCTGGCCGACATGGTGGGGGACCACGACGTGTACATCGCCAAGGTGATGGCCGCGCAGCAGCAGTTCGCGAGCAACACGTCGCTGAAGGCGCTGCTCGACAACCTGCTGCCCCAGCTCCAGCAACATCGTCAGGCCGCGTACCGGCTGCTCGGACAGGAGACGCCGCGTCAGGCGAGGCAGGCCCCTCGCGGTGCTCGCTGA
- a CDS encoding PaaI family thioesterase encodes MSDTKPSSAIAELVLDVRKTREYSRLTDAIPYTRFMGIGVENLAGEMMCRMRYQPMLIGNSFLPALHGGTLGALLESASIFELLLKTETPRVPKVISLTVDFLRSGKPQDTFARAIITRQGRRVANVRVDAWQDDRTRPIASAHALFLLAEP; translated from the coding sequence ATGAGCGACACCAAGCCCTCCTCCGCCATCGCCGAGCTGGTCCTCGACGTGCGCAAGACGCGCGAGTACAGCCGCCTCACCGACGCCATCCCCTACACGCGCTTCATGGGCATCGGCGTGGAGAACCTGGCCGGCGAGATGATGTGCCGCATGCGCTACCAGCCCATGCTCATCGGCAACAGCTTCCTGCCCGCGCTGCACGGCGGCACCCTGGGCGCGCTGCTGGAGTCCGCCTCCATCTTCGAGCTGCTCTTGAAGACGGAGACGCCGCGCGTGCCCAAGGTCATCTCGCTCACGGTGGACTTCCTGCGCTCGGGCAAGCCGCAGGACACCTTCGCGCGCGCCATCATCACCCGGCAGGGCCGCCGCGTGGCCAACGTGCGCGTCGACGCCTGGCAGGACGACCGCACCCGCCCCATCGCCAGCGCGCACGCACTGTTCCTGCTCGCCGAGCCCTGA